Proteins encoded by one window of Corythoichthys intestinalis isolate RoL2023-P3 chromosome 20, ASM3026506v1, whole genome shotgun sequence:
- the sec61g gene encoding protein transport protein Sec61 subunit gamma: MDQVMQFVEPSRQFVKDSIRLVKRCTKPDRKEFQKIAMATAIGFAIMGFIGFFVKLIHIPINNIIVGG; encoded by the exons ATGGATCAAGTCATGCAGTTCGTCGAGCCTAGTCGGCAGTTCGTCAAGGACTCCATAAGGCTGGTAAAGAGATGCACGAAACCCGATAGAAAAG AATTCCAGAAAATTGCGATGGCCACAGCGATTGGGTTCGCCATCATGGGTTTCATTGGATTCTTCGTCAAACTGATCCACATCCCCATCAACAATATCATTgt TGGTGGTTGA